In a single window of the Lagenorhynchus albirostris chromosome 19, mLagAlb1.1, whole genome shotgun sequence genome:
- the CIC gene encoding protein capicua homolog isoform X4: MKPMKKACAGLPGSGSGGKSPPATRAKALRRRGAGEGDKPEEEDDEAQQQQPGPEEAEEGEEEAERGTGAEGLPPELHPDDPAPGPAEEPKGEGEAGRWEPSLSRKTATFKSRAPKKKYVEEHGAGSGSSGAAGAPEERARTPEEAGTPGVPPQPPTSARSSSTDTASEHSADLEDEPAEAGGLGPWPPGSTSGGYDLRQLRSQRVLARRGDGLFLPAVVRQVRRSQDLGVQFPGDRALTFYEGAPGSGVDVVLDATPPPAALVVGTAVCTCVEPGVAAYRAGVVVEVAAKPAAYKVRFSPGPSSQPGPAATPPQPPQREPEDAVWVARSSLRLLRPPWEPEALPRKPPAGPEEGQAEPGAALPPCPAALDLKQPEDAEVSKISFGGHLGSCEEGEEKHPPALGTPALLPLPPPQLLSPPPKSPAFAGPGRPGEQPSPCQEGSQGGSRSSSVASLEKGAAPAARARTPLTAAQQKYKKGDVVCTPNGIRKKFNGKQWRRLCSRDGCMKESQRRGYCSRHLSMRTKEMEGLADSGPGGAGRPAGVAAREGSTEFDWGDETSRDSEASSVAARGDSRPRLVAPADLSRFEFDECEAAVMLVSLGSSRSGTPSFSPVSTQSPFSPAPSPSPSPLFGFRPANFSPINASPVIQRTAVRSRHLSASTPKAGVLTPPDLGPHPPPPAPRERHSSGILPTFQTNLTFTVPISPGRRKTELLPHPGALGAPGAAGGGAAPDFPKSDSLDSGVDSVSHTPTPSTPAGFRAVSPAVPFSRSRQPSPLLLLPPPAGLTSDPGPSVRRVPAVQRDSPVIVRNPDVPLPSKFPAEVGAGSEARAGGPGRGCRETPVPPGMASGKPGLPPPLPAPVPITVPPAAPTAVAQPMPTFGLASSPFQPVAFHPSPAALLPVLVPSSYTSHPAPKKEVIMGRPGTVWTNVEPRSVAVFPWHSLVPFLAPSQPDPSVQPSEAQQPASHLVASNQSKEPAESAAVAHEQPPGGTGNADPGRPPGATCPESPGPGPPHTLGVVEPGKGPLPTTEEEAPGPPGEPRLDSETESDHDDAFLSIMSPEIQLPLPPGKRRTQSLSALPKERDSSSEKDGRSPNKREKDHIRRPMNAFMIFSKRHRALVHQRHPNQDNRTVSKILGEWWYALGPKEKQKYHDLAFQVKEAHFKAHPDWKWCNKDRKKSSSEAKPTSLGLAGGHKEPRERSMSETGTAAAPGVSSELLSVTAQTLLSSDTKAPGSSSCGAERLHTVGGPGSARPRAFSHSGVHSLDGGEVDSQALQELTQMVSGPVSYSGPKPSTQYGAPGPFAAPGEGGTLAASGRPPLLPTRASRSQRAASEDMTSDEERMVICEEEGDDDVIADDGFSTTDIDLKCKERVTDSESGDSSGEDPEGSKGFGRKVFSPVIRSSFTHCRPSLDPEPPGPPDPPAGFGKGYGPTPSSSSSPASSSASAATSFPLGSGTFKAQESGQGSTTGPLRPPPPGTGGPATPKATRFLPTDPATFRRKRPESVGGLEPPGPSVIAAPPSGGGSVLQTLVLPSNKEERESSGARMPSAPAPSLAYGAPAAPLSRPAATMVTNVVRPVSSTPVPIASKPFPTSGRAEASPNDTAGARTETVAGSRAPGGSPLGVSLVYSDKKSGAATSTASHLVAGPLLGTVGKAPATVTNLLVGAPGYGAPAPPAVQFIAQGGPGSGTAAGSGAGAGSGPNGPMPLGILQPGPLGKAGGITQVQYILPTLPQQLQVAPAPAPAPGTKAAAPSGPAPTTSIRFTLPPGTSTNGKVLAATAPTPGIPILQSVPSAPPPKAQSVSPVQAPPPGGSAQLLPGKVLVPLATPSMSVRGGGTGQPLPLVSPPFSVPVQNGAQPPSKIIQLTPVPVSTPSGLVPPLSPATLPGPASQPQKVLLPSSTRITYVQSAGGHALPLGTSPASSQAGTVTSYGPTSSVALGFTSLGPSGPAFVQPLLSGQAPLLAPGQVGVSPVPSPQLPPTCAAPSGPVITAFYPGSPVPTSSAPLAQPSQAPPGLVYTVATNTTPPAATILPKGPPAPATATPAPTSPFPSATAGSMTYSLVAPKAQRPTPKAPQKVKAAIASIPVGSFEAGAPGRPGPASRQPLEPGPAREPPASESELEGRPTTPAPPLPPETWAPPARSSPPPPPPAEERTSAKGPETMASKFPSSSSDWRVPGLGLESRGEPPTPPSPAPAPAPAPGSSGSSSEGSSGRAAGDTPERKEAASAGKKVKVRPPPLKKTFDSVDNRVLSEVDFEERFAELPEFRPEEVLPSPTLQSLATSPRAILGSYRKKRKNSTDLDSAPEDPTSPKRKMRRRSSCSSEPNTPKSAKCEGDIFTFDRTGTEAEDVLGELEYEKVPYSSLRRTLDQRRALVMQLFQDHGFFPSAQATAAFQARYADIFPSKVCLQLKIREVRQKIMQAATPTEQPPGAEAPLPGPPPTVTAAAPVPTPSPAGGPDPTSPGSDSGTAPAAPPLPPPPEPGPGQPGWEGPPQPSPPPSGPSTAATGR; encoded by the exons ATGAAACCAATGAAGAAGGCGTGCGCCGGCCTCCCAGGTTCTGGCAGCGGTGGCAAGTCCCCCCCAGCCACCAGGGCCAAGGCCCTGAGGCggcgaggggctggggagggtgacaagccagaggaggaagatgatgaGGCTCAGCAGCAGCAGCCGGGGCCAGAAGAGGCTGAGGAGGGTGAGGAGGAGGCCGAGCGGGGCACAGGGGCTGAAGGGCTGCCCCCAGAGCTGCACCCCGACGACCCGGCCCCAGGCCCAGCCGAGGAacccaagggggagggggaggcaggccGCTGGGAGCCCTCACTCAGCCGAAAGACGGCCACGTTCAAGTCACGAGCGCCCAAGAAGAAGTATGTGGAGGAGCATGGGGCCGGCAGTGGCAGCAGTGGGGCGGCTGGTGCCCCTGAAGAGCGGGCACGGACCCCCGAGGAGGCGGGCACCCCGGGGGTGCCTCCGCAGCCACCCACCTCTGCCCGCTCCTCCTCCACCGACACAGCCAGCGAGCACTCGGCCGACCTGGAAGATGAGCCGGCCGAAGCTGGTGGTTTAGGTCCCTGGCCCCCTGGCAGCACCAGCGGTGGCTATGACCTGCGGCAGCTGCGGTCCCAGCGGGTGCTGGCTCGGCGTGGGGACGGTCTCTTCCTGCCGGCTGTGGTGCGCCAGGTGCGCCGAAGCCAGGACCTGGGTGTGCAGTTCCCTGGGGACCGGGCCCTGACTTTCTACGAGGGGGCACCTGGCAGTGGTGTGGATGTGGTTTTGGATGCCACGCCACCGCCAGCTGCGCTGGTGGTGGGCACAGCGGTCTGTACCTGTGTGGAGCCCGGTGTGGCTGCCTACCGTgccggggtggtggtggaggtggccGCCAAGCCAGCTGCCTACAAGGTCCGCTTCAGCCctggccccagctcccagccGGGCCCGGCGGCCACcccgccgcagccgccgcagcGTGAGCCCGAGGACGCGGTGTGGGTGGCCCGCTCCAGCCTGCGCCTGCTGCGGCCCCCGTGGGAGCCCGAAGCCCTGCCGAGGAAGCCCCCGGCGGGTCCTGAGGAGGGGCAGGCCGAGCCGGGGGCcgccctgcccccctgccctgctGCCCTGGACCTCAAGCAGCCCGAGGATGCCGAGGTCTCCAAGATCAGCTTTGGTGGCCACCTGGGGTCTTGCGAGGAGGGTGAGGAGAAGCACCCGCCAGCCCTGGGCACCCCGGCCCTGCTCCCACTGCCCCCGCCCCAGCTCCTGTCACCGCCACCCAAGTCCCCAGCCTTCGCCGGCCCAGGCCGCCCTGGCGAGCAGCCCTCGCCCTGCCAGGAGGGGAGCCAGGGCGGCAGCCGCAGCAGCAGCGTGGCCTCCCTGGAGAAGGGGGCTGCACCAGCCGCCCGGGCCCGCACGCCACTGACAGCAGCCCAGCAGAAATACAAGAAGGGAGACGTGGTCTGCACACCCAATGGAATTCGAAAGAAATTCAATGGCAAGCAGTGGCGACGGCTGTGCTCGAGAGATGGCTGCATGAAGGAGTCCCAGCGGCGGGGCTACTGCTCCCGCCACCTGTCCATGCGAACCAAGGAGATGGAGGGCCTGGCGGACAGTGGCCCAGGTGGGGCTGGGCGGCCAGCTGGTGTGGCGGCCCGTGAGGGCAGCACCGAGTTCGACTGGGGTGATGAGACATCTCGGGACAGTGAGGCCAGCAGCGTGGCAGCCCGGGGAGACTCACGCCCACGCCTGGTGGCCCCTGCTGACCTGTCACGCTTTGAGTTCGACGAGTGTGAAGCGGCTGTGATGCTGGTGTCACTGGGCAGCTCTCGCTCGGGCACACCCTCCTTCTCCCCCGTCTCTACGCAGTCACCTTTCTCGCCAGCCCcgtcaccctcaccctcaccactCTTCGGCTTCCGCCCTGCCAACTTCAGCCCCATCAACGCCTCGCCAGTCATCCAACGCACTGCTGTTCGCAGTCGCCACCTGAGCGCCAGCACCCCTAAGGCAGGCGTGCTGACGCCGCCGGACCTGggccctcacccacccccacctgccccccgaGAGCGCCATTCCTCTGGCATCCTACCTACCTTCCAGACCAACCTGACCTTTACTGTGCCCATCAGCCCTGGGCGACGGAAGACAGAGCTGCTGCCCCACCCAGGGGCGTTGGGGGCCCCTGGTGCAGCAGGCGGAGGAGCCGCCCCAGACTTCCCCAAGAGTGACAGCTTAGACTCTGGTGTGGATTCGGTGTCCCACACACCTACACCCTCCACACCGGCTGGCTTCCGTGCTGTGTCGCCCGCCGTGCCCTTCTCCCGCTCCCGCCAGCCCTCGCCGTTGCTGCTGTTGCCCCCACCTGCCGGCCTCACCTCGGATCCTGGGCCTTCCGTGCGCAGGGTGCCTGCCGTGCAGCGGGACTCACCCGTCATCGTCCGCAACCCCGACGTGCCACTGCCCTCCAAATTCCCTGCGGAGGTGGGCGCTGGCAGTGAGGCACGGGCCGGGGGACCTGGGCGGGGCTGCCGAGAGACTCCGGTGCCGCCCGGGATGGCCAGTGGGAAGCCTGGCCTGCCTCCACCTCTGCCGGCCCCCGTGCCCATCACTGTGCCTCCAGCTGCGCCGACGGCCGTGGCCCAGCCGATGCCCACCTTTGGCCTGGCTTCCTCGCCCTTCCAGCCGGTGGCCTTCCACCCCTCACCTGCTGCCCTGTTGCCCGTCCTGGTGCCCAGCAGCTACACCAGCCATCCTGCCCCCAAAAAGGAAGTCATCATGGGCCGGCCTGGGACAG TGTGGACGAACGTGGAACCTCGCTCTGTGGCCGTGTTCCCCTGGCATTCCTTAGTCCCCTTCCTGGCCCCCAGCCAGCCTGACCCCTCCGTGCAGCCAAGTGAGGCCCAGCAACCTGCTAGCCACCTAGTGGCCTCCAACCAGAGCAAAG AGCCTGCTGAGTCGGCAGCTGTTGCTCATGAGCAGCCACCAGGCGGGACGGGGAATGCTGACCCTGGGCGGCCCCCTGGAGCTACATGCCCCGAGAGCCCAGGGCCCGGACCCCCCCACACTTTGGGGGTGGTGGAACCTGGAAAGGGCCCCCTTCCCACGACGGAGGAGGAGGCCCCTGGTCCTCCAGGAGAGCCCCGGCTGGACAGTGAGACAGAGAGTGACCACGACGATGC CTTCCTCTCCATCATGTCTCCTGAGATCCAGTTGCCTCTGCCGCCTGGGAAACGCCGGACGCAGTCCCTCAGCGCCCTGCCCAAGGAACGAGACTCATCTTCAGAGAAGGATGGACGCAGCCCCAACAAG AGGGAGAAGGACCATATCCGGCGGCCCATGAATGCCTTCATGATCTTCAGCAAGCGGCACCGGGCCCTGGTCCACCAGCGTCACCCCAACCAGGACAACCGGACCGTCAGTAAGATCCTGGGCGAGTGGTGGTACGCTCTGGGGCCCAAGGAGAAGCAGAAGTACCACGACCTGGCCTTCCAG GTGAAAGAGGCCCACTTTAAGGCCCACCCAGACTGGAAATGGTGCAACAAGGACCGGAAGAAGTCCAGCTCAGAGGCCAAGCCTACAAGCCTGGGACTGGCAGGGGGGCACAAGGAGCCAAGGGAGCGGAGCATGTCGGAGACAGGCACCGCCGCTGCCCCTGGAG TGTCCTCGGAGCTCCTGTCCGTCACAGCCCAGACGCTCTTGAGCTCGGACACCAAGGCTCCGGGGAGCAGCTCCTGTGGGGCAGAACGTCTGCACACAGTCGGCGGACCTGGCTCAGCCCGGCCTCGAGCCTTCTCCCACAGTGGGGTCCACAGCCTGGATGGCGGGGAAGTAGACAGCCAGGCACTACAGGAACTGACTCAG ATGGTGTCTGGCCCTGTATCCTACTCTGGCCCAAAGCCTTCCACCCAGTATGGGGCTCCAGGCCCCTTTGCGGCCCCCGGTGAGGGAGGCACTCTGGCAGCCAGTGGGCGGCCCCCACTGCTGCCCACCCGGGCCTCCCGTTCCCAGCGTGCAGCCAGTGAGGACATGACCAGTGACGAGGAACGCATGGTCATCTGTGAGGAGGAAGGGGATGATGATGTCATTG CTGACGATGGCTTCAGCACCACTGACATTGACCTCAAGTGCAAGGAGCGGGTGACCGACAGCGAGAGCGGAGACAGCTCTGGGGAGGACCCAGAGGGCAGCAAG GGATTTGGTCGGAAGGTGTTCTCGCCTGTGATCCGTTCCTCCTTTACTCACTGCCGTCCATCACTGGACCCTGAGCCCCCAGGGCCCCCAGATCCACCTGCCGGCTTCGGCAAAGGCTACGGGCCCACCCCATCCTCCTCATCCTCGCCTGCCTCCTCCTCGGCCTCAGCAGccacctccttccctctgggCTCAGGGACCTTCAAGGCCCAGGAGTCAGGTCAGGGCAGCACAACAGGTCCCCTACGGCCCCCACCCCCTGGAACTGGGGGCCCAGCAACGCCTAAGGCCACCCGGTTTCTCCCCACGGATCCTGCCACCTTCCGGCGCAAGAGACCTGAAAGCGTGGGGGGCCTGGAGCCACCAGGCCCCTCAGTCATTGCGGCACCTCCCAGCGGGGGAGGAAGTGTTCTGCAGACACTGGTCCTGCCCTCAAACAAGGAGGAACGGGAGAGCAGCGGAGCTCGCATGCCCTCGGCCCCAGCCCCGTCGCTGGCCTATGGGGCCCCAGCAGCCCCCCTGTCCCGCCCGGCCGCCACCATGGTCACCAATGTGGTGCGGCCTGTCAGCAGCACTCCTGTGCCCATCGCCTCTAAGCCTTTCCCCACTTCTGGCCGGGCAGAAGCGTCTCCAAATGACACGGCCGGTGCCAGGACAGAGACAGTCGCTGGGTCCCGGGCGCCTGGGGGCTCCCCACTGGGCGTCAGCTTAGTGTATTCAGACAAGAAGTCGGGAGCAGCCACCTCAACAGCCTCACATCTGGTGGCTGGACCCCTACTGGGCACTGTGGGGAAGGCGCCTGCCACTGTCACCAACCTGCTGGTGGGCGCCCCGGGCTATGGGGCCCCAGCGCCCCCAGCTGTCCAGTTCATTGCCCAGGGGGGCCCTGGCAGCGGGACGGCTGCGGGCTCAGGAGCAGGTGCTGGGAGTGGGCCCAATGGGCCAATGCCCCTGGGCATCCTGCAGCCAGGTCCCCTGGGCAAGGCTGGGGGAATCACCCAGGTGCAGTATATTCTGCCCACGCTGCCCCAGCAACTTCAAGTGGCGCCTGCCCCAGCACCAGCCCCTGGGACCAAGGCAGCAGCTCCCAGCGGCCCTGCACCCACCACCAGCATCCGTTTCACCCTCCCGCCGGGCACCTCCACCAACGGCAAAGTCCTGGCTGCCACCGCACCCACTCCTGGCATCCCCATCCTGCAGTCCGTaccctccgccccgcccccgaaag CCCAGTCAGTTTCTCCTGtgcaggccccgcccccgggtGGCTCAGCCCAGCTGCTACCTGGGAAGGTACTAGTGCCCTTGGCCACCCCTAGCATGTCAGTGCGGGGAGGAGGGACCGGCCAGCCGCTGCCCCTGGTGAGCCCACCCTTCTCAGTACCTGTGCAGAACGGTGCTCAGCCACCCAGCAAG ATCATCCAGCTAACTCCGGTGCCTGTGAGCACACCCAGCGGCCTGGTGCCGCCCCTCAGCCCGGCCACGCTCCCCGGACCCGCCTCTCAGCCTCAGAAGGTTCTGCTGCCCTCCTCCACCAG GATCACCTACGTGCAGTCAGCAGGCGGGCATGCGCTGCCCCTGGGTACCAGTCCTGCATCCAGTCAGGCTGGAACAGTCACCTCGTACGGACCCACGAGCTCAGTAGCCCTAGGCTTCACCTCGCTGGGGCCCAGCGGCCCCGCCTTCGTGCAGCCTCTGCTTTCAG GCCAAGCCCCATTGCTGGCTCCTGGCCAGGTGGGCGTGTCACCCGtgcccagcccccagctgccTCCCACCTGCGCAGCCCCCAGTGGTCCCGTCATCACAGCGTTTTACCCTGGCAGCCCCGTACCCACCTCCTCAGCACCCCTGGCCCAGCCATCCCAGGCTCCCCCAGGCCTGGTCTACACCGTGGCCACCAACACCACCCCACCTGCTGCCACCATCCTGCCCAAGGGCCCACCGGCCCCCGCCACTGCCACCCCGGCCCCTACCAGCCCTTTTCCTAGTGCCACAG CAGGCTCCATGACCTACAGTTTAGTGGCCCCCAAGGCCCAGCGGCCCACCCCCAAGGCCCCCCAGAAAGTGAAGGCGGCCATCGCCAGCATTCCTGTGGGCTCCTTTGAGGCAGGTGCCCCTGGGCGGCCAGGCCCTGCGTCCCGGCAGCCGTTGGAGCCCGGCCCAGCTCGTGAGCCCCCTGCATCCGAGTCAGAGCTTGAGGGGCGGCCAACAACACCAGCCCCTCCACTGCCCCCAGAGACCTGGGCTCCCCCGGCCCGGAGCAGTCCCCCGCCGCCCCCACCTGCTGAGGAGCGGACCAGTGCCAAGGGCCCTGAGACCATG GCCAGCAAATTCCCCAGCTCATCTTCAGACTGGCGAGTCCCCGGGCTGGGCCTGGAGAGCCGAGGGgagcctcccacccctcccagcccGGCCCcggctccagccccagcccctggtagcagcggcagcagcagtgAGGGCAGCAGTGGGAGGGCAGCTGGGGACACCCCCGAGCGCAAGGAGGCGGCTAGTGCTGGCAAGAAGGTCAAGGTGCGGCCCCCGCCCCTGAAGAAGACCTTTGACTCTGTGGACAA CAGGGTCCTGTCGGAGGTGGACTTCGAAGAGCGCTTTGCTGAGCTGCCCGAGTTTCGGCCTGAGGAGGTGTTGCCCTCGCCCACCCTGCAGTCTCTGGCCACCTCACCCCGGGCCATCCTGGGCTCCTACCGCAAGAAGAGGAAGAACTCCACTG ACCTGGACTCAGCCCCCGAGGACCCCACCTCGCCCAAGCGTAAGATGAGGAGACGCTCCAGTTGCAGCTCGGAGCCCAACACCCCCAAGAGTGCCAAGTGCGAGGGGGACATCTTCACTTTTGACCGTACAG GTACAGAAGCTGAGGATGTGCTCGGGGAGCTGGAATACGAGAAGGTGCCCTACTCGTCGCTGCGGCGCACCCTGGACCAGCGCCGGGCCCTCGTCATGCAGCTCTTCCAGGACCATGGCTTCTTCCCATCAG